Proteins found in one Primulina eburnea isolate SZY01 chromosome 16, ASM2296580v1, whole genome shotgun sequence genomic segment:
- the LOC140816097 gene encoding uncharacterized protein, translating to MTCFFPGYIFDPHNSSVSRYISRQFSAQTCDPSWSWRHVTPEQRQWYWDQFCLRYRWAADIDAQVRDLWLRTSATLYRRTIYSWRSTDKHPPTVTPERWAAWTDAWQQQDWQDRAAKNKANRNSEPAGVGTGTSKHIAGAKTYSAHGQDLRARHGRDSTSWELYVHTHRHEDESFVDTRSRLVHEDMGRAMAELVTPAGDGSEPAVPSPQSVNSMFKLVVGGKKKGRMYGCGSMASTFYPDEMAPGRRGGSSSVGQSSESQQMADMRQTLDTSLRRNDELYDRMRASEAENAMLRDRMNSLEEHVRLLVAGMSQGATPHTSGRTLLGPGSSHRGRSRGATLGSSPRRHRLSQTYIPPTQGYGDDDDDDEEDEDDDETQSP from the exons ATGACTTGTTTTTTCCCTGGTTATATATTTGACCCACATAATAGCAGTGTCTCGAGATACATATCGAGACAGTTCTCAGCGCAGACATGTGATCCAAGCTGGTCATGGAGGCATGTCACACCTGAGCAGCGGCAGTGGTATTGGGATCAGTTCTGT TTGAGGTATAGATGGGCTGCTGATATTGATGCTCAGGTGCGAGACTTGTGGCTCCGTACCAGTGCCACCCTATACCGCCGGACCATTTATAGCTGGAGGAGCACGGACAAGCATCCACCGACGGTCACGCCTGAGAGATGGGCTGCTTGGACAGATGCGTGGCAACAGCAGGACTGGCAGGACAGAGCCGCGAAGAACAAGGCCAACAGGAACAGCGAGCCTGCAGGTGTAGGTACAGGGACGTCGAAGCACATTGCAGGTGCGAAGACGTACAGCGCTCACGGGCAGGATTTG cggGCACGACATGGCAGAGATTCTACGTCGTGGGAGCTTTATGTTCACACACATCGACATGAAGATGAATCTTTCGTTGACACGCGATCCCGACTGGTCCAC GAGGATATGGGGCGCGCCATGGCTGAGTTGGTAACTCCTGCAGGTGATGGATCAGAGCCTGCTGTGCCCAGCCCGCAGTCGGTAAACAGCATGTTCAAGCTTGTTGTTGGGGGGaagaagaaggggaggatgTATGGGTGTGGGTCCATGGCCAGCACCTTTTATCCCGATGAGATGGCTCCGGGTCGACGTGGTGGGTCATCGAGTGTCGGTCAGTCGTCTGAGTCCCAGCAGATGGCAGACATGCGCCAGACTCTAGACACATCGTTACGCCGTAACGATGAGCTTTACGACAGGATGCGGGCTTCAGAGGCGGAGAACGCCATGCTAAGAGATCGCATGAACTCACTAGAGGAGCATGTCAGACTCCTAGTTGCAGGCATGTCACAGGGAGCTACGCCGCACACATCAGGCCGCACGCTGCTTGGACCGGGCAGTTCGCACAGGGGTCGATCCCGTGGCGCAACACTTGGTTCTTCACCTCGTAGACACAGATTATCACAGACTTATATTCCTCCGACGCAGGGCTACGGGgacgacgacgacgacgacgaGGAGGACGAGGACGATGACGAGACTCAGTCACCGTAG